Part of the Procambarus clarkii isolate CNS0578487 chromosome 20, FALCON_Pclarkii_2.0, whole genome shotgun sequence genome, AAAATCATTCGCGAACTGAGAACGAGTGGATTATACAGAGATTTTGAGAATGTTGACAAAGACTTCATATGAGAAATTACCCAGAGAAATACATGAAAACTATGTTTGAATGagtttaggtggatataaatatagGAGCATATAGATATAGGATACCAATATATGAATATTGGTATCTAGATCATTACATTGTACTTGGGTAGGGTTCCAGAGGCCTGGGAGATGAGCAGCATCCTATCAAAGACGACGTTCTCGGTCAATCTGTGCCGGATGCTGCAGGACTCCCACAGATGAAGGCTCTCCATCCTGCCTCCCCAACCGGAGATTACCAGGAAATTGTTGAACTGAGCCACAAGAACACTTCTCCAGCCTGGGAGGCCTTATCATGCCGACAGCTGTTTCCAGAGATATTATCAATCCGACAGGTGTTTTCGGAGGCCCTATCATGCCGACAGATGTTTTCGGAGGCCTTATCATGCCGACAGATGTTTTCAGAGGCCTTATCATGCCGACAGATGTTTTCGGAGACCTTATCATGCCGACAGATGTTTTCAGAGGCCTTATCATGCCGACAGATGTTTTCGAAGACCTTATCATGCCGAGAGAGATATGTTTGAATTACAGATGTTGGTTAGCATTTTAATTATTCTCGCATGTTAGGGAGAGCTGTAACGAAATCgaactatatatatttttgggGGTTGGAATACAGCTGTAGTCTCTCTGTAATTTATGCGACTCGAGTGTTATACATCACCAACTGTCCAGGACACATGTGTACCTCTACTGCGAGTCTCTGCTGCACTTGTGCCATCACAGTGTCCTTGGAAGGCACCTGTGTGCCATCTGGACTTCTCTGATACACATGTGTTCTGTGCATCTGTCTAGGGCTTCTCTGTATCATGTTCTATTCCGGTTTCAGACGCATCTGTATTACAAATGTATGTCTTGGATACACTGGAAGtgctactgtctgtctgaaataacTTTCTCTGTAATAACTCTCCCTCTCTGTAATATTTTCACAACCAAGTTGTCAATATTTCCGTTACAaaaactgtttactgttgtgttaaaattCATGAATTCTGAACACAGCCTCCCGCAACATATAATATCTTTGTCACCCGATATTTGCTTCATCAAAAAATGCTAAGTATGCCTCCCTCGTCAATAGCCGGTCGAATATTGATGAAAATATATGTTTTCACGGGTTATATTAAAGCCTTTTGTGGGTTGGTAAATAATTAGCGTCGTAAATACCTATTAGTAACGGGTGGTTTGGTTTTGGCTAGTAGTTTATAGGAGCTGGTTACTAGCAGCTGGTTTGGGAGTCTATTaacaggtggtggagtgttggtCTGGCTATTGCAGCTGGTTTTGGGGTCCAGCTAGCTGCAAGTGTGATATTGGCTTACAGTTGTGTGTTTGTTCAATTAGCAGCTGGTGATTTTAGCCAACTAACAGCTGGTGATTTGGACCACCTAGTAACTAGTGTGTAGTTGTCTAGTCGTGAGTGAGGGAGTGGTGATGATGCCATGTGCCTCGTCCAGGATGGGGTCAATATTATAAACGCAAGTTTCCCCTCTTTCGGTGACGCTTCGAATGACCACGACTTCTTCCATTCCCCCCTTAACCTCCCCTTACTTCCTCTCGCAAGTTCTCCTCTTAGCTCCTTCCCTTAGCACCTTCTCCCTCAgcacctccccccctcacaacacattCCCACCCAGCACACCCCTCTCATCTCCCGCCTCTGAAGCctcgaaccaccaccaccaatagtaAAATATTTGCACCCACAGACATACATCTACGACACTCGGGTCCATTAAGGAAATTCCTCCCTCTGGTTGCATTATTGGGTGATTTATCACCATTAGCAGAATTAAATTATGTTTGCAACGATCACATTATctgcccccttccctcccctttacccccccctccctcccccctccccccctcccttcccccctcccccttcccccctcccccttcccttccctcctccccccctaatTCGTTATGTAACAACGACACTATCCCAGCAAACAACGTAACCACAGCGTTACTGTATTGCGTTGTTATAACGAACAAATACCTACTAGACACAGCTAGGTCATAGCTGATTCGAATATTCCGGTGACAGACattttattcataattttgaTAATTTCAAGGGGAAGAGGAAGTATGAGAGGAGGTGTCTGACTGTCTGTTTACCTATCCGTATGTCCAAagatggaggccagatgcttgccaGAGGGACTGGTCTGGGGTACAGGAGGAACATAGGCTGGTTGGAgtcgccagaattcaaaaggGAACAGCATACCAAGGTCACGTTCAGGCCCTTAAGACGATTTGTGGCATTTCCCGCCGGCtaaacagctaaatattttcaaaactcttGCTTTCTAATAGTCaaatttgtttaaataatattaattattatttattattcaataatcctcatcaaaattatttattgttcaataatccttattattattatccagTATTCACTGATCTTGGGGAAATGAGCATAAATTTTCTGCTGTTCATAATTTGGCCGTACTAGCATAAAACTGACGATCCTCCCACAGCTTCGAAGGTTTCTCATAGCACGTGCCTCTCAGAGTAAAGGGGGACCTATTCTATTGGTTAGCCTGTGACTCCGCTAGGCTCCCTTCACAGGCGACCACCTACacattaaacaaatatattttttataaaagagagagagagagagagagagagagagagagagagagagagagagagagagagagagagagagagagaggggcagacagacagagaaagagacagaccgaCACAGTGAGTGACcgacagaggcagagagaaccAGATAGAtaaataggtagatagatggatggattgatgaaaAAATACACGGGTGAATAGATGGATAAATATATGAATAGATGAACAGATAGATGGGTAGATATATTTGTCGATAGTTGGATATATCGATTGTTACAAAAAAAGCAACTACATATATGGTAtaaagatgattatcataagttgtcgagttcctccagctcctcagatggcgggcaggaaccctgaatgcagtgcgcatttcccctctgtatcgccacgctgaggcgctggaaaaggaagctggcagctctagggtatcttgttgttttaattagcctagaacccagttccttcaaaaaactggtggcactcttatcccaggcgccgagtgtctcagaaacaatggggacaaaattgaagtggtgatccagttttctgtacttacgggatttggctgattccctgtgagTAGCAGCGCCACCcagttgtgcaacactgaagtcaatgtaggtgttagccagggttgatacgcacgtgtagtcccataccaactgcttgccattcttccaggggttcacagtgataccatctgggcgaccaataattatatatatttatatatataaatgttcaaaattcggtatttattatttttaaacgtAAAAATGGCATTATTTTTCCTGAAGTGAAGCACAGCTATAATCCACCCACGACATAAATGACAAAAGTTACACAATAAAAGTGCTGCTCTCTGAACTAATTTCGTAATAAGTATAATTTGTGCACAGTTTGTAACGACAGATAATCTGTAATTTTCGCAATTAATATGATTCTGTCACATTTTCTCGTTAATGACTTCAATGACTGACTTCCTCTCTTATTCAGAACACAATTTTGGGAGTTATGTGCTCGTGTGATTGTGAAATTTATCTCCTCTGGgccaaaaaaagataaaaaaagatAACTAAAAGGCATTAAAGGACATGGAAAGAGACTTCTGCACGCGATGTGAACTTTATATCACTTgtaaacaacattttttttttaattattgtgAATTGATGATTTGTGTTGATTGCTTAAAGCTTTAAGAGACATTTTCAGCCTTTTCCGTCCATCAGTGTTTCTAAAAATGACAAATTTTTGCCATTTGAATGTCATAAAAATGTCATTCTTTGATACCTTTTAACAGTTTCCTCAAACATGTTTTGCCTTTTGTTtttttctaaatctaaaatctaattTATTTCTTGGATTTCTAACTTTTGTTGGTTCTGTATTTGCTCCTTTTACATCCATCTTGTTTCATAAATTTCACAACTTTCACAGGTGTGTGAAAGTTTTCACCCCTTTCACAAATGTTTTAATTTTAGATGTATTTGTAATGTTGAACCCACCTCGTTATACTAACTACGCTCGGACAGCTGTGGTTGTATTTGATGATTCTACCTCACATGGTGTAGACTTACACTAACAGCGGACAATGATATAGTTGTATTCGTAAAAGAAAATTTATGTTACCAATTTGTCAAGTCTGGttgactcacacacacaaacgcaataAATTAATAACTCATTACACAAGTAATATACAAATTAAGGAATAAATACAATTTGCCAAAATGATTAAATGGGCTGCATTTAAACATAATTAAAATATAACTGTTTAtaaacaaaatgaaaagttagtaATATTTGTAAGCTTTTCTTTCTTATGTACTCGTGTTTAGAAGACTGAGCCATGTAATAGAAATTTATGTTTAAAATGTGAACAAAGATTTGTTCATTACCGAGAAACATTACAAATGTAAACATTTTctccataaataaatttatataattataaccAGATATAGAAGTTGCAACGCTAAATGTAAATAGGGGGATGCATTAGGTGTTTTTAAACATAAGTGGGTACAGAAGAagacgacttctgactcctgttagcaggctgagagctttcccttcccttaGCTAATGGTAAGACTTattctactagttttacacaggtgggtacagaagaagacgacttctgactcctgttagcaggctgagagctttcccttcccatagctaatGGTAAGACTTattctactagttttacacaggagggtacaggagcagacgactgctgactcctgttagcaggctgagagctttcccttcccatagcttatGGCAAGCCTTagtctactagttttacacaggtgggtacagaagcagacgactgctgactcctgttagcaggctgagagctttcccttcccatagctcagagtaagccttaccctactagttttccctggaacacacccTGCCAACCGGTTACCAACCAGGTATCCAATTGCTACTAAGTGAATTGAGgcaaacagttaaggattggtgcccagtcaattctTCCTGTCCAGGAATAAACTACAATGTGGGACACAGCTGCATGAGGAAGCAAAGCTCATGGAGACACATCTATGAAAGCATTTGTTGTCATATGTCTCATTTCTGGTAATAAATGTGTCAATCTACTCATCCGCTCATCCATTCGTTCTCATTTCTCCCCTCGGCCCTCATATTTCCCATTCATCCTCATCTCACCTATTCATCCTGGTTTCACCCGTTCGTTCTCATCACTGCAATTCGTCCTCATCTCACACATTTGTCCTCACCATTCCCCTTTGTTCTCATGTCTCCTATCATTTGCCCTCATTTcacccattcgtcttcatctctcTTATTCGTGTTCATCTCTCCCATTCGTCCTCATCTCATCGTTACTAGACAAGTTGTCACGGTACAAAATCCACGGAAAAGATTCTCAAAAGTTTAAATGAAATACGACAGAGAAAAGATAATTAGACCAGAATTTTTGAAGCataattaaagtaatgaaatttgcAGTTGTTAAGGCGACGAGGCAATTAGACGTGAGAAGCCCAGAaatggagagagaaaaaaaaagttggTTGGCTATTATTTAAGAAAGAAATGAACAGTGTTCTGGCTACAATAGTTAAGATTTTTGTCGAAATTGTACGACAAGTGAAAAGATAATTGTGGATTTTTTGGAGGgatataaatatttttaaaaatagtaTAAACATTTTATActattttatttataatataatagtGAGAGCTTCGGCCTTACACGCCTGAGGTTCCGCGGTTCGAGTTTCCCAGAACCCAGGTGAATGAGATGTAAAAACAGTGTTTATGACCGAACGTAATGAAAAGgtagaataattttttttttacaataggtGCTTGAGTGAGTCAGTAGAAAGAGATGGTATCAAGAAATATTACGATAGCTGTTTGAGTTAGTCAGTATAGCGAAGataagataattatcaggagGAAGCACTAAGCCAATATGAATATACAGCATTTGGAGGGGAGATAAGGATTCAATATGagacgaagggaaggaatggttcctaaccacttggacggtcgaagattgaacgctgacctgcaagaagcgagactgtCGTTCAACCATCCAGTCCAAGGGGTAACCATCAGTATAGCGAAGTGGGATCAAGAAGCATTTTGGCAGCAGATTCAGTATGACACGTAATAACGTCAGAAACGTTTTGGCCGTTAATGAAAGGTATAAGATGTGTGTGTCACACATAAAATATGTGGAATTCAGAGCACTGAAGAATGATGGGTTTGCTTAGATATGAGAAACTACATATGAGCCACGAGGCTGAGGTCCTGCAAACAAACTCTTCAAGTTAGTGTGTGGTGTTTCGTACCTTTCTGTCCTCCGAAGATTGCGTTTACAAATATGTGGATCCCCATGACTGCTGGCGAACCAACGCCCCACCGTTACTTCCCAAGACCAACTGACGAACCAACGCCCCACCGTTACTTCCCAAGACCAACTGACGAACCAACGCCCCACCGTTACTTCCCAAGACCAACTGACGAACCAACGCCCCACCGTTACTTCCCAAGACCAACTGACGAACCAACGCCCCACCGTTACTTCCCAAGACCAACTGACGAACCAACGCCCCACCGTTACTTCCCAAGACCAACATGCGAACCAACACCCCACCGTTACTTCCCAAGACCAACATGCGAACCAACGCCCCACCGTTACTTCCCAAGACCAACATGCGAACCAACGCACCACCGTTACCTCCCATGACTGCAGGcgagccatgatcgctactggaaTCTGCCCAGAACCAGCTGATGTACCAACGCCACCAGAACACTTAGGCAGCCTGTTGATATGTTACTATAGCAACTGGACGTAAGAAGAACCTTTCGTCTCTTTGTCAACATCCTTAATATTCAAAGAAAAGATAGATTGACTCTCATCATTAATCTATCGTGTCAAAAAAAATTTTGTATAACATAATCGATCATATCGTAACAAATTGTAATTATAAACACcggtatatattatttttttacatGGGTTAtgcatatattaataaatacatGCATTAATACGTATACGTATGTATGCTAACATACAcaatataaatattaatatttgttttaataaatgtaaaggtACATAAATTTAAAAGCCACATCAAGGGGAAATCAACGTGACACTCATTTTACTTCCAGAAtggaagattatatatatatatatatatatatatatatatatatatatatatatatatatatatatatatatatatatatatatatatatatatatatatatatatatatatatatatatatatatatatatatatatatatatatatatatatatatatatatatatatatatatatataactgaaaactcacaccccagaagtgactcgaacccatactcccacaactggtatgtacagggacgccttaatccgcttgaccataacgaccggacaaaaggaagtgatagccgaggctatatgaaccacttccccgccggcactcggatggtaatcttgggcatagcattttatcaaatcacctcattctttggggctcatttgataaaatgctatgcccaagattaccatccgagtgccggcggggaagtggttcatatagcctcggctatcacttccttttgtccggtcgtgatggtcaagcggatt contains:
- the LOC138366732 gene encoding uncharacterized protein, with translation MTAGEPTPHRYFPRPTDEPTPHRYFPRPTDEPTPHRYFPRPTDEPTPHRYFPRPTDEPTPHRYFPRPTDEPTPHRYFPRPTCEPTPHRYFPRPTCEPTPHRYFPRPTCEPTHHRYLP